Proteins from one Anastrepha obliqua isolate idAnaObli1 chromosome 2, idAnaObli1_1.0, whole genome shotgun sequence genomic window:
- the LOC129238961 gene encoding splicing factor U2AF 50 kDa subunit-like — MGSEDRDRRRHRSRSRDRERERDYRRSRSRDRKREAGGGGGRDRHTRSRRRKPSLYWDVPPPGFEHITPMQYKAMQAAGQIPANAVPEIPQAAVPVVGSTITRQARRLYVGNIPFGVTEDEMMEFFNQQMHLTGLAQAAGSPVLACQINLDKNFAFLEFRSTDETTQAMAFDGINFKGQSLKIRRPHDYQPMPGVADAPPLTAPVANGVISTVVPDSPHKIFIGGLPNYLNEEQVKELLLSFGQLRAFNLVKDAATGLSKGYAFSEYVDHSITDQAIAGLNGMQLGDKKLIVQRASVGAKNAQSNSTTAAPVMIQVPGLSMVGTSGPPTEVLCLLNMVTPDELRDEEEYEDILEDIKEECNKYGVVRSVEIPRPIEGVDVPGCGKVFVEFNSVMDCQKAQQALTGRKFSDRVVVTSYFDPDKYHRREF; from the exons ATGGGTTCCGAAG ACCGTGATAGGCGCCGCCATAGATCGCGTTCAAGAGATCGCGAACGCGAGCGAGATTATCGTCGTTCGCGTTCCCGCGATCGTAAACGCGAagctggtggtggtggtggacgTGACCGGCACACCCGTTCCCGACGAAGAAAACCATCATTGTATTGGGATGTACCGCCACCTGGTTTTGAGCACATTACACCGATGCAATATAAAGCTATGCAAGCAGCGGGCCAGATACCGGCAAACGCAGTACCCGAAATTCCACAAGCCGCTGTGCCAGTAGTGGGCTCAACTATAACACGACAGGCGCGACGACTTTACGTTGGCAATATACCATTTGGTGTTACAGAAGATGAGATGATGGAGTTCTTTAACCAACAAATGCACTTAACGGGTCTGGCGCAAGCAGCTGGAAGTCCCGTATTGGCGTGCCAGATAAACTTGGATAAGAATTTCGCTTTCTTAGAATTTCGTTCAACAGATGAAACTACACAGGCAATGGCATTCGATGGCATAAACTTTAAGGGGCAGAGTTTGAAGATAAGACGTCCTCATGATTACCAACCCATGCCCGGTGTAGCTGATGCGCCACCTTTAACGGCCCCAGTTG ccAATGGTGTTATTTCCACTGTTGTGCCAGATTCTCCGCAcaaaatattcattggtggcttgccaAATTATTTGAATGAAGAGCAG GTTAAAGAGTTATTGCTCTCATTTGGACAATTGCGTGCTTTTAACTTGGTAAAGGATGCCGCCACTGGCTTGAGCAAAGGTTACGCATTCTCCGAATATGTTGACCACAGCATAACAGATCAG GCTATTGCTGGTCTAAATGGCATGCAATTGGGCGATAAGAAGTTGATAGTGCAAAGAGCTAGTGTAGGTGCTAAGAATGCACAAAGTAATTCCACCACAGCTGCGCCGGTGATGATACAAGTGCCTGGCCTTTCTATGGTCGGCACCTCGGGTCCACCCACCGAAGTTCTTTGCTTGTTGAATATGGTCACACCCGATGAGTTGCGCGACGAAGAAGAATATGAAGATATTTTGGAGGATATCAAAGAGGAGTGTAATAAATATGGAGTTGTGCGCAGTGTCGAGATACCACGACCCATCGAGGGCGTTGATGTGCCCGGTTGTGGTaaagtatttgtcgaattcaattcggttatggatTGTCAAAAGGCACAGCAAGCGCTAACCGGACGTAAATTCAGTGATCGCGTTGTAGTGACTTCCTACTTTGATCCGGACAAATATCATCGACGCGAATTTTAA
- the LOC129238962 gene encoding splicing factor U2AF 50 kDa subunit has protein sequence MGYHDRDRGRRDRHRSRSRSRSRHRDRSRHRIRRRKPSLYWDVPPPGYEHITPTQYKALQASGQIPASVIPDTPQAAVPVVGSTITRQARRLYVGNIPFGITEEEMMDFFNQQMHLIGLAQAEGNPVLACQINLDKNFAFLEFRSIDETTQAMAFDGINLQGQSLKIRRPHDYQPMPGMTDEPTIKAAVSPGVISTVVPDSPHKIFIGGLPNYLSDDQVKELLLSFGQLRAFNLVKDAATGLSKGYAFCEYVDLSVTDQAIAGLNGMQLGDKKLIVQRASVGAKNSQTNSTAVAPVTIQVPGLSSLVVNSGPPTEVLCLLNMVTPDELRDEDEYEDILEDIKDECNKYGVVRSVEIPRPIEGVDVPGCGKVFVEFNSVMDCQKAQQALTGRKFSDRVVVTSYFDPDKYHRREF, from the exons ATGGGCTATCATG ATCGAGACCGTGGACGCCGAGATCGACATCGCTCGCGCAGTCGTTCACGTTCGCGTCACCGAGATCGCTCGCGGCATCGTATAAGGAGACGTAAACCCTCACTTTATTGGGATGTACCACCGCCAGGATATGAACATATAACACCAACGCAATACAAAGCTTTGCAGGCCTCTGGCCAAATACCAGCAAGTGTTATACCCGATACCCCTCAGGCTGCAGTACCTGTAGTGGGCTCAACTATAACGCGGCAAGCTCGACGTCTATACGTAGGCAATATTCCTTTCGGTATAACCGAAGAAGAAATGATGGATTTCTTCAATCAGCAAATGCATTTAATAGGCTTGGCACAGGCGGAGGGCAATCCAGTACTTGCATGTCAGATAAATTTAGACAAAAACTTTGCTTTTCTGGAGTTTCGCTCCATTGACGAGACGACTCAAGCAATGGCCTTCGATGGCATAAACCTTCAAGGACAAAGCCTTAAAATTCGACGACCGCACGATTACCAACCTATGCCAGGCATGACAGACGAGCCTACCATTAAAGCGGCAG TATCACCTGGCGTCATATCTACGGTAGTTCCAGATTCACCACACAAAATATTCATTGGGGGTCTACCCAACTACTTAAGTGACGATCAG gttaaGGAGTTGCTACTATCCTTCGGGCAGTTGCGTGCTTTCAATTTGGTGAAGGATGCTGCAACGGGGTTGAGCAAAGGATATGCGTTTTGTGAATATGTAGATTTGAGCGTTACAGACCAA GCTATTGCTGGCTTAAACGGTATGCAGTTGGGAGACAAAAAACTAATAGTACAACGCGCGAGTGTTGGTGCAAAGAATTCGCAAACTAATTCCACTGCTGTGGCACCTGTCACCATCCAG GTGCCTGGTCTATCAAGTCTCGTCGTAAATTCTGGGCCACCAACCGAAGTTCTTTGCTTGTTGAATATGGTCACACCCGATGAGTTACGCGACGAAGATGAATATGAAGATATTTTGGAGGATATCAAAGACGAATGCAATAAATATGGAGTTGTTCGCAGTGTTGAAATACCGCGACCCATCGAAGGCGTTGATGTGCCTGGTTGTGGTaaagtatttgtcgaattcaatTCAGTTATGGATTGTCAAAAGGCACAGCAAGCGCTAACGGGACGTAAATTCAGTGATCGCGTTGTAGTGACTTCCTACTTTGATCCGGACAAATATCATCGacgtgaattttaa